In Amphiura filiformis chromosome 2, Afil_fr2py, whole genome shotgun sequence, one DNA window encodes the following:
- the LOC140146094 gene encoding NADH dehydrogenase [ubiquinone] 1 alpha subcomplex subunit 11-like: MATTNAVIDWIKEIKHTNFVNMDGTNPTAKMVDNARFGGYVGLVWAAMHGIFIHPPSAGMALLSAANKTALFAIMGATFAGTTSALASATGHDRKLNYFIGGCTAGTFLGVRSKSIAVGAQGCVFFGGLAALRKFYDENGWEFR; this comes from the exons ATGGCGACAACAAATGCAGTCATTGATTGGATCAAAGaaataaaacatacaaattttgttaatatggATGGCACTAATCCTACAGCGAAAATGGTAGATAACGCACGATTCGGTGGTTATGTCG GGTTAGTGTGGGCAGCAATGCATGGTATTTTCATTCATCCACCCTCAGCAGGAATGGCTCTACTCAGTGCAGCCAATAAAACAGCACTGTTTG CAATAATGGGTGCCACATTTGCCGGGACAACATCAGCTTTAGCCAGTGCAACAGGACATGACAGGAAGCTGAATTATTTCATTGGAGGCTGCACTGCTGGTACATTTCTGGGAGTAAGAA GCAAGAGCATAGCCGTCGGAGCCCAGGGATGCGTCTTCTTTGGTGGACTTGCAGCACTAAGGAAATTTTATGATGAAAATGGATGGGagttcagataa